The nucleotide sequence GCGATCCGCCGCCTCGGCCCGCTGCGCCTCACCCGCCCGGGAGGCCCCAGGGCGGCCAGCATGGCGGCGGCCACCTGCTCGGCGTCGTAGTCACTCGCCCAGCCCAGGGCGTTGGCGGGCAGGTCGGTGCGCGCCGGCCCGGGTCCGGCGTAGACCACCGGCGTGCCGCAGGCCAGGGCGGCGAAGATCTTGGTCGGGTAGGCGAAGTCGTAGCCGAGGCCGGGACGGATGGATACCACCGAGGCCACCGCCCCGCGCTGCCAGGTGGCCGCCTCCACCGCAGGAACCAGGTCGTGAAACTCCACGCGCGCATCGCCGCCCGCCAGATCCTTCAGCGCCTGCCAGTCGCTGCCCTGCCCCAGGAACACCAGCCGCGCCTCGGGCTCCTGCCTGTGCACCAGGCGCAGCGCCTCGATGAATACACCCGCGCCCTGCCACTCCGAGGCGGTGCCGGCGTACAGGAAGTAGGGGGCCTGCGGCGCGTCGGCGGCGCGCGGGCCGGCGGGGGTGAACACGTCGGTGTCGATGCCGTTGGGAACCACCGTCACCGCCCGGGCACCCAGCTCACCCACCCGCTCGGCGACGCCGTCGTTGACGGCCAACACGGTGCGGGCACCCCGCAGCACCAGGCGCTCCACTCCCCGCAGGGCACCAACCACCCAGCCGGGGGCGCCGGTGGAGGCCGCGGCGTCGGACCACACGTCGGCGGCGTAGTAGGCATAAGGAGCGCCACGCAGGGCGGCGGCCACGCGCACCACCGCCCCGGTGGTGGGAGGCGGCTCGGCGACGATCAGGTCCGGCGCGGGCCCGGCCAGCAGCCGCGCCGCGAGCGGGATGTCGAAGCTCAGGTACTGGGCGTAGCCGCGGATGTAGCCGCTCTCGTCGCGCAGGGCCGGGGCGGAGCGCACCGCCACGCCTGGGTCGGCGGGGGCGCTCATACCCGGCGGCGTGGAGGTCAGCACCGTCACTCGTGCGCCGGCGCCGGCCAGGGCGCGGGCCAGTCCGCGCAGCCGTAGCGCGGCGGCGGCCGGCTCGGGGGCGTACAGGCGGGTGGCCAGCACCACCCGGGGGCCGGCGCCGCCCGAACGGGCGCGCAGAGCCGCGGCCGCGAGCGCTGCACCCGCGCCCGCGGCGGCCAGGGCGAGCAGACGGCGGTTCACAACTGCACCGCGCGGCCCTCGGCCGCGGAGGTGAGCACCGCCTCCACCACCCGCAGCGTGTTTACGCCCTCGGCCATGGTGACATGCTCGCTGCCCACCCCGCGCACGGCGTCGCGGAAGCGCTCCTGCTCCAGGGCCAGCGGCTCCCGCTTGGGGATCGCGTAGCGGATCACGTCGCCCTCGGAAACGCCGCGGAAGTTGGCAACCTGGTCCCACCCGGAGGTGACGGTGCCGTTGGCGTAGAACGTCAGGTCACCGGTGAGCGTGTCCGCCACGAAGGCGCCCTTCTCCCCCGTGACGATGGTGACGCGCTCCTTGAAGGGGGTCAGCCAGTTGACCACGTGGGACACGATCACGCCGCTTTCGAGCAGACCGGAGGCAACCACCATGTCCTCGTTCTCCCGCCCGGAGCGGTGGGCCACCTGCGCGCTGATGGAGACGTACGGGGAACCGGCCACCCAGGCGGTCAGGTCGACGTCGTGGGTGGCCAGGTCCTTGACCACGCCGACGTCGCTGATGCGCGCCGGGAAGGGCCCCTGGCGGCGGGTGAGGACCTGGTAGACCTGGCCCAGCTCTCCGGCGTCGAGCCGCTCCCGCAGTGCCCGCAGGGCCGGGTTGCAGCGCTCCACATAGCCGACGGCGCCCACCAGGCCACGGGAGGCGAAGGCGTCACGCACCCGCTCGCCGGCCGCCACGGAGTGGGCGATGGGTTTCTCCACCATGGTGGGCACACCCGCCTCGGCCAGCGCCAGAGCCACCTCCTCGTGGTAGACGGTGGGGACGGCCACCATGGCGGCGTCCAGGCCGGCGTCGATGAGGGCATGCACATCCGGCAGCACCGGCAGGTCCCCGGCGACGCCGAAGCGGTCGCCGCCCGGGTCCGCGACCGCGACCAGGTCCACGCCCTCGGTGGCGCGGATGACGCGGGCGTGGTGACGGCCCATGGAGCCCAGGCCGATCAGGCCCAGACGCAGCGGGGAGGCGGTGGTTGCGTTCTCGCTCATATCAGGCACCCGCCTTCACGACGGCGGCCACGGCCTGCACGATGCGGTCCAGGTCCGCCTGCGACAGTGACGGGTGCACCGGCAGAGACAGGCACTCGCGTGCGACCAGCTCAGTATTCGGCAGCTCGAGCCCGGGGCGTAGGGGGCCAAGGACTCCAGGCGGTGGTTGGGAATCGGGTAGTACACCCCGGTACCCACCTGCCACTCCTCGCGCAGGGCGCTCTGGGCGGCGTCGCGCTCGGCCGTCGTGGCCCCCTCCAGGCGGATCGTGTACTGGTGGTAGACGTGCCGGTAGCCGTCCGGGACTTGCGGGGTGAGCACGCCGGGGACGTCGGCCAGTCCGGCGTCCAGGGCGGCGGCGTTGGCGCGGCGGGTCTCGGTCCAGCCGTCGAGCTTCTTCAGCTGCACCCGGCCGACGGCGGCGGCCACGTCCGTCATGCGGTTGTTCAGTCCCACCAGCTCGTTGGCGTACTGCTTCTCCATGCCCTGGTTGCGCAGCAGGCGCACGCGGCGCGCCAGCTCGGCGTCAGAAGTGGAGACGATGCCGCCCTCCAGGGTGGTCATGTTCTTGGTCGGGTAGAAGGAGAAGGAGCCCCACGCCCCGAAGGTACCCACGGGCTTGCCGTTGATGGCGGCGCCGTGCGCCTGGGCGCAGTCCTCGAAGACCGCCAGGTGGTGGCGGGCGGCGATCGCCATGATCTCTTCCATGTTCGCCGGCAGGCCGTACAGGTGCACCACCTCGATGGCGACCGTGTTGTCGGTGATGGCAGCCTCAACGGAGGCCGGGTCCAGGGTGAAGGTGACCGGGTCGATGTCGGCGAAGACGGGCTTGGCGCCGGTGATGGCCACGGAGTTGCCGGTGGCAGCGAAGGTGAAGGAGGGGACGATCACCTCCGGGACGGCGCCATCGGCCTTGAGGTCGCAGGCCAGCGTGGCCAGGTGCTGGGCGGAGGTGCCGGAGTTGACGGCGACGGCGTGGACGCCGGCAACCACCTGGGCGGAGAACTCCTCCTCGAAGGCGGCGACCTGCGGCCCCTGCACAACCATGCCGGAAGCCATGACGGCGTCAACGGCGGCGCGCTCCTCGTCCCCGATGATCGGCTTGGCAGCGGGAATGAACTCGCGTGACATCAGTGGGTGACCTCCCGGATCGTGTTTTCGGAACTGTTGGGCGCAAGTGTTTCTTCGTACAGCGCGCCGGTTGCGGGGCAGCGCCACCGGCGCGTGCCCGCGGCGGTCGGCTCGGCGTCGTTCTGGGCGGAGGGGTGCCGGGCCTCATCATCGACGGGCACGAGCGGCTCGCCGGCCCGCCCCACCCAGCCGATGCGGCGTGCGGGAACCCCGGCGACCAGCGCGTGCGCGGGCACGTCCTTGGTAACGACAGCACCGGCGGCAACGGTGGCCCAGGCGCCGATTACCACGGGGGCAACACAGACGGCGCGCGCCCCGATGGAGGCCCCCTCCTCCACGGTGACTCCCACCGGCTCCCAGTCCGAGGCTGACTTCAGGGAGCCGTCCGGGTTGACGGCACGGGGGAAGTGGTCATTGGTGAAGGTGACAGCGGGGCCGACGAACACGCCATCGGCCAGGCGCGCCGGCTCGTAGACCAGGGCGTAGTTCTGCACCTTGCAATTGCGGCCCATGCGCACGCCCTCGCCGATGTACGCGCCACGGCCCACGATGCAGCCCTCGCCGAGCACCGCGTGCTCACGCACCTGGGCCAGGTGCCAGATGGATGAGCCGTCCCCGATACTCGCCTCGGGCGAGACGTCGGCGGAAGGGGCGATCCGGGCGGGACTGGCCGGACTCATGGCGGCTCCTGACTGGTCTGGCTTCTGACGTGCGGGCGGACACCGATCCTTCGGGCGGCCCTGCGTCGCCATCCTAGGCCAAGGTTGTGCGAGAATGCGGCGGTGACATCCGCTGAAGGCTCCCAGACGCGTTCTCCCGCGCCGGTAACCGATGCCTGGCTAGTTGTGCCCCTATACAACGAGGGCCAGGTTGTGCGTGGCGTGATCGAGGAGGCGCTGCGTGTCTTCCCCCTGATCGTGGCGGTGGACGACGGCTCCCAGGACGACTCGGCCGCGCAGGCGCAGGCGGGCGGCGCCGTAGTCGTCCGGCATCCGCTGAACCTGGGCCAGGGGGCCGCCCTACAAACGGGCATCACCTACGTACTGGAGCGCACCGACGGGCGTTACGTAGTCACCTTCGACGCCGACGGCCAGCACTCGGTCCAGGACGCCGCCGCCATGGTGCAAGCCGCGAGGCAGGAGGATCTTGCCTTCGTTCTGGGATCGCGATTCCTGGGCAATGCCTCCCCCGTCGGCTGGCTCAAGCGCCTGGTACTCAAAACGGCGGCGCTTGCCGCCTCACGCACTACCGGCATGCACCTGACCGATGCGCACAACGGGCTGCGCGTGATTCGCCGCGACGCCGCCGCGCAGCTCGACCTGCGGCAGAACCGGATGGCGCACGCCTCGGAGATCATCCGCCAGCTCGGCGCGATGCGACTGCCCTGGCGGGAGTTCCCGGTACACATCGCCTACACCGACTACTCCCGCGCCAAGGGGCAGTCCCTGTGGAACTCCGTCAACATCCTGGTTGACCTGCTGTTCTCGTAGCCCCGCGCCCCTGGCGGGTCGCTGAAACTGCCATACTGGACGCCATGAGCTCCCAGATCATCATCCAGATCCTCCTGATCCTCGCGGTCGCCGCCATGGGGTGGATGATGCTGCGCTCCCCGGGCGGCGCCCGGCACCAGGCGGGGCGTCGGCTCCTGACGCTCGCCTTCGTCGTCTTTGCCATTGCCGCGATCCTGGCGCCGTCGCTGCTGACGCGGCTGGCACACCTGGTCGGGGTGGGCCGGGGCACCGACCTGCTGCTGTATGCCCTGGTGGTGGCGTTCCTGTTCCAGATCCTGTCCTCCTTCCGCCGCAATGCCGCCCGCGAGCGGCAGATCACTCGGCTGGCGCGGCGAGTGGCGCTGAATGACGCCCCACCGCCGCCCTCGCTGCCCTAAGACGCACCACACGCAACGACGTCCGTAGCGGAGCAGCCCTCGGCGAGGCTTCCCGCATCTCCGGGCTACGACACTTGGCGAGGAGGCGTCGGCAGGCGCGTTGAGCCTTGCCCACTCGAGTCGGCTCAGGAAGCCGTCCAGATCCCATCTGGCCCTTGCATCCCGTCCTGGCGAGAACCTCAGCGAGTGCGCGACACGCGCAACTCTGGCCTTAACCGGCTCTTCGTGTTTGTGGGTGTGGGGGGGGTTGAGCTGGGGCTGTTGGTGTTGGTTGTGTTCGGGGCCCTGTTTGACGAGAACCGGCCCATCAGGTGGCCGAGTACGACACGGCGGCCACCACGCCCAACAGCGCGGGTCGTATTCGGTCGGCGTCGGGTAGTCGACTACGACCTCACACGCCCGAGTACGACCTCCGCCCGGCCGAATACGACCTCGTCAGCCCGAGAACGTCCCCAGTGCGGCGAAAACGGCCTCGTGGGCCCGAAACCCTCCACGATGTGGAGGGTGTGGGGCGAATGAGGTCGTATTCGGCCAGCGTCGGGTGGTCGAGAACGACCTCGCACGCCCCAAAACGACCTCATCATCCCCAAAACGACCCGCTACGCCCGACCGAGTACGCCGGCCATTACCCGGCAGGCCACCACCGGGAGCACCCGGCCAGCTCAGGGCCGAGGGAGACGGCGTTGGGAACGCCACTTCGGCGCCTACTACGCCCGTTGGGTGCTTGCTGAAGGCTTCCGAGCCCTTCAGCAAGCACCCAAGTGGCGTTGCCAAGCCCGAACCGGCGTAGTAAACGCCCATGCGCCTCGGCCACCGCCACCAGCAGCCCTAAGCCATGGCCGCCAGCACGCCGCCGGGCCTCGAACCGGAAGGGCGAGTTAATGGGCTCTTCTGGTCTAGGGGTGGGGCGGGCTAATGGTTGGCGAGCACCGGGATCGCCGTTTGTGCGCGTGCTCCGGTAGGTACGGCGCACGGCCCCGCTCCGGCGTGCACCTTCCCGCGGCGCCTGGGGTGTGGTACTCGCATGCTGTGACCTGGGTGCGCATTGGACACCTCCCCCGGTGCCTGCGATGCGGTAGCAAAATCGCTGGACTCACTGGCCGGAGCCTTCGACAGCTGCCACCGCGGTCCGGCGCCCCGGTCCGGGAACCGCACGGCCTCAACGACTCCAACGATTCGTCCACGCCGCCAACACGGCCGGACCCGTCGGCCCGAGCACAGCGTTTGCCTACTTGGACCATCTGCGCGCGCTTCTGGAGAAGTCCGGGTAGGCGCGGCCGTTCCCAGCCGGGCGCGGGCCAGCCAGCCGTACCCCGGACACCACTCCAACCTCATCCTCGGCGCGCGCACCGGAAGAGCCGAAACAGCGGCTCTTTGCGCTCAAGGCTTGGGCTGCGGCGGCCCGGCGTGAGCTCAGCCGCCGTGCGGAGGTCTACATGTCGGCCTTCTGCGGCGGTCAGTACGTGCCAGCGTGCGCGCTGATGACATGGATTGCACCACTTTGGAACTTGCTGCCGCAGCTTCCGCCGACCGCGTCCGCGGAACCATGCGGTTTGTTAGCTCCGGAACACGGCCACTACCTGGAAAGTGGTGCATATTGTGACAGAGCGGACCCGGTAAGCGGGGAGCTGCCGCGGCAAGTCAGTCTCCGCACAGCCCTGAGGGGCCTAGGCGGCGCCTTCGTCGTCACCGCCCATGGCCTGTTCATCTGCGGCCACGCCCGAAACCGCCTCGCGGGCCTCCTCCGCCGCCGACGCTGAGTCTCAAGAACGTCAGCCGGACCGAGGCGTCGGCGGCAACTCACCTTCCCGAACGCGATCTCGGCGACACCAAGCATCCGCGCCAGGTTCGGGCCGTACATGCCGGGCGTGCCGACCCCACGCCCGGATCACAAGAGCGCATTCTCAGCCGCGACGGGCAGAGCGCACCGCGATCTCCTCGCGGGCCCGCAACCCTGCAGACACCAGCCAGCGCACAGGCGCCTGCCAGGCGGCCGGGTGGCTGGCGTTCACGTAACGGCGCGCGGAGTCGTGATGCGCGCGGATCATGCGCTCGGGCCGACTCTTCCAGCTGGCGCCCTGGGAGTGGACGACTACAGCGTCGGGCACCTGCAGGTTCAGCCAGCCGGCACGTCCCACACGCGCACCCAGATCCACATCCTCAAAGAACATGAAGTAGTCCTCATTGAAGCCGCCAAGGCGCTTCCAGGCGGCGGCGGGCAGCAGCACGCAGGCGCCGGACAGCCAGCCCACGGCGTGGGTGGCGTCCTCATTCGTGCCGTGGTACCTGGCGGAGAAGGGATTGCCCGGCCACACCCTCCCGAGGACGGCGTGTCCTGCGCCACCTACCAGCGTCGGCAGAGCGCGCCCGGACGGGTAGATGCTGCCGTCCGGGTTGAGCAGCCGCGGCCCCAGGCAGCCGGCGCGGGGCTCGGCGCGCGCGGCCTCGATCAGCGTGTCCAGGCTTCCTGGACGCCAGACGATGTCCGGGTTGGCAACAACGATCCAGTCCTCAGTCAGGTCGCGCGCGGCCAGGTTCGCCCCGCCCCCGTAGCCGCGGTTAGTGCCGTCACCGACCACACGCGCCCCGTAGCGCTCGGCGGTGCTCTCCACCCGCTCATGCTCGGTACCGTTGTCAGCGATCACGACGGCGGGGACCCGTGCGGTGGCGGCACGCAGGGACTCGAGGAAGCGTTCAAGCTCCGGGCCGGGGTTGTAGGCCACCGTGACCACGCGTACCGTTCCCAGCGGCGCCTGGGCGGACTCGCGGGACGGTTGGGACGCTACGTCAGTCACGCTTGGGAGACTACACGCGCCGGGGCCCCATGGCTGCATGCCTGGGCCGCGGGGCGTACCGTAGGGTGGAGCCATTACAGTCACCTAGGATTCCTCCTTGCTAAGGACGGAGAATCGCAGCTCCTCACAGACGGGTTCTTTATGATCATGGCCGTGTCATCCCACGCCAAAGCCAAACCTCACGCGCGGCACTCAGCCAAGGACATGAGCCGGAGCGCTGCGCACAGGTTCCTGCTGGCCGGATTCGCCGTCATACTGTTCATCGTCTCCGGGGTCGGCCTGGCCTGGTATGACCTCCAGTCCCAGGTGAACAAGCTCGGCATCGATGACTTCCTGGGCAAGGACCGCGCCCGCCAGGTAGTGGACAGCTATGAGGGGCGGTCGGTCAACATCCTCATCCTGGGAACCGACTCCCGCGCGGGCGCCAATAACGTGGACGGCTCCGAGGGCAGTGAGGAAGTTGCGGTGGCGCGCTCGGACACCACCATGATCCTCCACCTGCCGGCGGACCGCTCCCGCATCGAAATCGTCTCAATCCCGCGTGACCTGCTGGTGGACATCCCCGCCTGCAAAACCGCCGACGGCGACACCACCGAGGCCATGACCTACACCTCGTTCAACGCGGCCTTCGCCAATGGCGCCGGCGCCAGCGCGGATGACGCCGCCGTCGCCGCCGGCGTGGCCTGCACCGTGGCCACGGTCGAGGACCTCACGGGGCTCTACATCGATGAGTACCTCGTTGTGGACTTCAACGGCCTGACCACCACCGTGGACGCGCTGGGCGGGGTCACCCTCTACGTGGATGAGGACATCAATGACACCGAGTTCACCGGGCTGGTCATGAAGAGCGGCTGCCAGCATCTCGACGGCGCCACCGCGCTGCAGTACGCGCGCGTGCGCCACGGCGTGGGCGATGGCTCGGACCGCCAGCGCATCCCCCGGCAGCAGAACCTGGTGTCGGCGATGCTGCGGACCGCGAAGTCGAAGAACTACTTCACCGACGCCGACGCCCTGTACAGCTTCGCCCGCGCCGCCCTGGGCTCGCTGACCACCTCACCCGGGATCGGCTCCCTGAGCACGCTGGCCGGATTGGCCATGTCCATCAGCAACGTCGGGATGGATCAGGTGACCATCATCACCATGCCCAACGAGGAGGCGCCGTGGGATCTGAACCGCGCGCTGCCCACGGATGAGGCCGACTACGTCTGGAAGGCGATCAAGGCCGACACCCCCGTCACGGACGCCCTGCGCGAAGCAGCCGCCCAGGATGCCACCGCTGCGCCGTCGTCGGACTCGACCGAGCAGGCGCAGGCTGACGGTGATGACGCGGCACAGCCCGACGCCGCGCCGGAGCAGTCCTCAGCCCCGACGCAGGCACGTACCCCAACCGCTACCGCGACCACGCAGGACCCCGCCGCGCAGTGCCACTGAACACCCACTGACACCCGCCGACGACGTGCCGACCGAGCCGCAGGAATAGGAGTCCAAGCAGCAGTGAGCAGCACAGACGACGACCTCCCCCCGGCATTCAGCCCCGGAGACGACGGGTCTCGGCGTCGCCCCGGCACCGAGAGAACCCCTGCGCGCCGCTCAGAGCGTACCGGTCCCGGCTCCCCCAGCGGCACGCGCTCCACGGGCAGCGCAGGTGACGGCAGTGGCGTACGCAGTGGCGCGGCACCGCGCCGCCCACGCCCCCAGAAGGCCGACTCATCGGGCCAAGCCGACCCAGCCTCCCCTCCTCGCGGACACCACCACGCCGACGGGGCCACAGCCCGCCCCGGAGCAAACCCGAGTACTCCCAAGCGGGTCCCCGTAAGGAGCCGGGCGCGCTCCGGATCCTCCGCTGTGCCACTGCGGTCGGCCCCCGCGGCTGCAGACGGCCGCGCGTCCACCAGGGTCATGCCCGCCGGCACCGCGCCCTCCGCGCGCAGCCGTAACGTCTCCCCGGCTCTTGCCCCGGCGCGCTCATCCCGGTACGCCCCCTCATCGACCCTGAACCAGCACACCCAGCCGGCTCCGCCGCGGCCCCCCGCGCGCAAACGGCACCGACCCCTGCGATGGCTGGCCATCACGCTGGTCATCCTGCTGGCGCTAGTCGGGGCCCGCGCAGCCTGGCTCATACACGACGTCAATTCCAAGCTCTCACGCGTCCAGGCTCTGTCCGGCGTGCAGGCCACACCCGGGGAGACCTGGCTGATCGTCGGCTCGGACTCGCGGGCCGACGGCGCCGTAGTGGACAACACCGACGGCGCCCGCTCCGACTCGATCATGCTGCTGCACCGAGCCCCCGGCGGGCAGAGCTCCCTGATCTCCCTGCCGCGCGACACCTACGTGGAGATACCCGGTTACGGAGGCAACAAGATCAACGCCGCCTACGCCTACGGCGGCCCCACCCTCCTGGTCGCAACGGTTGAGCAGCTGACTGGGCTGACTGTTGACCACTACGTTGAGGTCGGCATGGGCGGAGTGTCCTCCCTGGTGGACGCCGTAGGCGGCATCAACGTCTGCCTGGACTACGACGTCGATGACGCGGACTCCGGGCTCGTGTGGGACACTGCCCAGGGCGAGTGCCAGGACGTCGACGGCGCCAAGGCGCTCGCCTACTCCCGCATGCGGAAATCCGATCCGGCCGGCGATATCGGACGCGCCCTGCGGCAGCGGGCGGTCATCTCCGCCGTCGTCTCCCGCGCTGTCTCACCCACCACACTGCTGAGCTTCACCCGGCAGGACGCCCTCGTAAACGCGGGCACCAAGGCGCTGACGGTTGACGAGGACACCTCGGTACTCGATCTTGGCAAGATGCTGCTGGCCTTCCGCTCCGCCTCGAACGCCGGCCTGACTGGCGCGCCGCCCATCGCCAGCGTGGACTACGAGCCCGGCGGCATCGGCGCGGCCGTGCTGCTACAGGACACCACTGCCCCGGACTTCTTCGCCAAGCTCCGCGCAGGCACGCTGACTGCCGCTGACTTCGACCAGCCCTGAGCCGTCCGCTCCGGAGCTGCCTGGCAAGCGGCGGGCACCGCCGTGGCCGGGGATACCCGTCGGCGGTGCCCGCGTGCACCGGGGACCGGTGCGGTGTTCAGCCGAAGTGAGGCCGGTCCGGATCGGCCTGCCAAGCGGAGAAGGACGATGCGACGATGTCGTCCAGGTCGTGCTCGGCCTCCCAGCCGAGTACCTCGCGGATACGCGAGGCGTCGCCAATCAGCTGCGGCGGATCGCCGGCACGGCGGTCCAGCTCCTCCGGCCGCACTTCACGGCCGGTGACGGCAACGACCGCGTCAATCACCTTGGAGACCACCTCGCGCACCGAGGACCCCTGCCCCGTGCCGACGTTGAACACGTGCTCGCGCATCTCCTCCTCGCCGGCCAGGTGGTCCAGCGCCGCGATGTGGGCGCTGGCCAGGTCGCGCACGTGGATGTAGTCGCGGATGCAAGTGCCGTCCGCAGTGGGGTAGTCGGTGCCGAAGATCTTCGGGGACTCGCCACGGGCCAGACGATCGAGCACCATGGGGATGAGGTTGAGGGTGGCCATGTCACCCAGGTCGTCCCAGCCCGCGCCGGCTACGTTGAAGTAGCGCAATCCCGCCCAGCGCAGCCCCCAGGCACGCTCGCAGTCGGCCATCATCCACTCGCCAATGAGCTTCGTCTCCCCGTAGGGGTTGATGGGACGGCAATCGATGTCCTCGGGCACAACCTCCACGGGCGGCATGCCGTACACCGCTGCGGAGGAGGAGAAGATCATCCGCTCTACGCGGGCCTGCTCCATGGCCAGCAGCATGTTGGCCAGGCCGCCCACATTCTGCTGGTAGTACCAGGCGGGTCGGGCAACGGACTCGCCCACCTGCTTGCGGGCGGCGAAGTGGATGACCGCCTTGACGTCCTTACGGTCCATCAGGTCCGCCAGGGCCTCGATGGCGTTGCCGGCGGCGACGTCGAGCTCAACCAGCTCGGCGTCTCCTACACGCCCGGGGGTTCCGTAGGACAGGTCATCAACGACGACGACCTCATCTCCACGCTCTTGCAGCAGACGAACAACATGGGCACCGATATATCCGGCACCACCCGCAACGAGGATGCTCATGGGGCGATGCTACCGGTGGCGGCATCGCTCCGTATATGCCCAAGGTCCAACTCGCCGGGCCGTGCGGCGTCGGCCCAGCGGGCTGACGCCAGGCGGTGACGGGCCTCAGTCCCGCCCAGCGACCTCGCGGCGCAAAGCTGCTCCCTTGGCGTGCGCAGTATCGGCGAGCTCGGCCTGGAATGCGCGCATGGCGGCGCGTAGGCAGGCAGCCTCCGCCCCCTCCCCCGCGCCCAGGATGCGTGCGGCTAGCAGGCCCGCGTTGCGAGCGCCGCCAATGGATACCGTGGCGACCGGTACACCGGCGGGCATCTGGACGATCGACAGCAGCGAGTCCATACCGTCCAGGTACTTCAGCGGCACCGGCACGCCGATCACGGGCAGCTCGGTGACGGCCGCGAGCATTCCGGGCAGGTGGGCGGCGCCCCCAGCCCCGGCGATGATGACCCGCAGGCCCCGCCCGGCGGCGTCGCGCCCGTAGGCGAGCATCTCGTCCGGCATGCGGTGGGCGGATACGACGTCGGCCTCGTAGGGGATTTCCAGCGCGTCGAGGGACTCGGCGGCCGCCCGCATGGTGGGCCAGTCGGAGTCCGACCCCATGACGATGCCGACGACTGGTTGCTGGTCCTGCTGCTGGGTCATGGGGCTGCTCCTACATTGAATCCGCCGCTTGCTGCGTCGTCCGCCCACGCCAGCCGCGGCGCGGTGCGGGACGGACTCGTCAAGCCTATGACGTGCCGCGTGACCGCCCCAAGGATTCGGCTCAGGCCTCTGCGCGCAGGATCGCGACGACGGCGCGGGCCCGCTCGCGCACGGCGGCGATTTCCGCAGCGCCCGTGGCCGTGGTGGTCATATTGACGTGTCCGAGCTTGCGGCCGGGACGCCACTGCTTGCCGTAAAGGTGCAGGTGGGCCTCGGGCTCGCGTGCCAGAGCACGGGCGAGGGCATCGGCGGGCATCTGCTGCTCCCCGCCCAGGAAGTTGACCATCACGGTGGTGGGGGCCGTCGGCGTCGTCGCTCCCAGCGGCAGGTCGAGGACGGCGCGCATGTGCTGGGCGAACTGGCTGGTCACCGCGCCCTCCTGGGTCCAGTGGCCGGAATTGTGGGGGCGCATGGCCAGCTCGTTTACGTACAGGCGGGTGCCCTGCGGGCCCTCGACGGCGAACAGCTCAACGGCGAGCACCCCGGTGACATCCGCACGCTCGGCAATGGTGCGGCCGATGTGCTCCGCCTGCCCGACGGCAGCGGGCTCCAGCCCGGGGGCCGGGGCCACCGTCTCAACGCAGATGCCGCCGGACTGCACTGATTCGATCACCGGCCAGACGGCGACCTGGCCGGAGGGACGTCGTGCCAGCAGAACCGCTAGTTCACGGGTGAAGGGAACCGCCTCCTCCACCAGCAGGCTGGTCACGGCGCCTCCGCCCAGGCTGCCACCACCGCCAGTACCGGCCGCCGCCCGCCCGGCGCGAGCATCGGCAGTGGACTCCAGCCATGCCGCAGCCTCACCCTGGTCCAGCTCAACCGCGGATCGCACCATGAGCACCCCGTGCCCGTCATAGCCGCCGCGGGGCGTCTTCAGCACTACTGGCCAGCCGTGCGCGGCAGCGAAGTCAGCCACCTGCTCCCGCATCTGCTCGGTAGTCCCGGCCACTTCCGCCCAGGCCGGCTGCGGCAGCCCAGCAGCATCGACGGCACGGCGCATGGCGAGCTTGTCGCGGGCCAGGAGCAGCGCCTCGGGCGCCGGCCGCACCGCCACCCCCTCCGCCTGCAGGTGGGACAGCAGCGCAGGATCCTGGTGCTCGTGCTCAAAGGTGAGTGCATCCGCGCCCGC is from Actinomyces sp. 432 and encodes:
- a CDS encoding 5-(carboxyamino)imidazole ribonucleotide synthase, whose protein sequence is MSTPVLAVIGGGQLARMMQEEASALGIHLRTLVESADGSAAQVTVDSPVGRADDADAVRALVAGADALTFEHEHQDPALLSHLQAEGVAVRPAPEALLLARDKLAMRRAVDAAGLPQPAWAEVAGTTEQMREQVADFAAAHGWPVVLKTPRGGYDGHGVLMVRSAVELDQGEAAAWLESTADARAGRAAAGTGGGGSLGGGAVTSLLVEEAVPFTRELAVLLARRPSGQVAVWPVIESVQSGGICVETVAPAPGLEPAAVGQAEHIGRTIAERADVTGVLAVELFAVEGPQGTRLYVNELAMRPHNSGHWTQEGAVTSQFAQHMRAVLDLPLGATTPTAPTTVMVNFLGGEQQMPADALARALAREPEAHLHLYGKQWRPGRKLGHVNMTTTATGAAEIAAVRERARAVVAILRAEA
- a CDS encoding LCP family protein → MSRSAAHRFLLAGFAVILFIVSGVGLAWYDLQSQVNKLGIDDFLGKDRARQVVDSYEGRSVNILILGTDSRAGANNVDGSEGSEEVAVARSDTTMILHLPADRSRIEIVSIPRDLLVDIPACKTADGDTTEAMTYTSFNAAFANGAGASADDAAVAAGVACTVATVEDLTGLYIDEYLVVDFNGLTTTVDALGGVTLYVDEDINDTEFTGLVMKSGCQHLDGATALQYARVRHGVGDGSDRQRIPRQQNLVSAMLRTAKSKNYFTDADALYSFARAALGSLTTSPGIGSLSTLAGLAMSISNVGMDQVTIITMPNEEAPWDLNRALPTDEADYVWKAIKADTPVTDALREAAAQDATAAPSSDSTEQAQADGDDAAQPDAAPEQSSAPTQARTPTATATTQDPAAQCH
- the galE gene encoding UDP-glucose 4-epimerase GalE, giving the protein MSILVAGGAGYIGAHVVRLLQERGDEVVVVDDLSYGTPGRVGDAELVELDVAAGNAIEALADLMDRKDVKAVIHFAARKQVGESVARPAWYYQQNVGGLANMLLAMEQARVERMIFSSSAAVYGMPPVEVVPEDIDCRPINPYGETKLIGEWMMADCERAWGLRWAGLRYFNVAGAGWDDLGDMATLNLIPMVLDRLARGESPKIFGTDYPTADGTCIRDYIHVRDLASAHIAALDHLAGEEEMREHVFNVGTGQGSSVREVVSKVIDAVVAVTGREVRPEELDRRAGDPPQLIGDASRIREVLGWEAEHDLDDIVASSFSAWQADPDRPHFG
- the purE gene encoding 5-(carboxyamino)imidazole ribonucleotide mutase; the encoded protein is MTQQQDQQPVVGIVMGSDSDWPTMRAAAESLDALEIPYEADVVSAHRMPDEMLAYGRDAAGRGLRVIIAGAGGAAHLPGMLAAVTELPVIGVPVPLKYLDGMDSLLSIVQMPAGVPVATVSIGGARNAGLLAARILGAGEGAEAACLRAAMRAFQAELADTAHAKGAALRREVAGRD
- a CDS encoding LCP family protein — translated: MPAGTAPSARSRNVSPALAPARSSRYAPSSTLNQHTQPAPPRPPARKRHRPLRWLAITLVILLALVGARAAWLIHDVNSKLSRVQALSGVQATPGETWLIVGSDSRADGAVVDNTDGARSDSIMLLHRAPGGQSSLISLPRDTYVEIPGYGGNKINAAYAYGGPTLLVATVEQLTGLTVDHYVEVGMGGVSSLVDAVGGINVCLDYDVDDADSGLVWDTAQGECQDVDGAKALAYSRMRKSDPAGDIGRALRQRAVISAVVSRAVSPTTLLSFTRQDALVNAGTKALTVDEDTSVLDLGKMLLAFRSASNAGLTGAPPIASVDYEPGGIGAAVLLQDTTAPDFFAKLRAGTLTAADFDQP